A genomic segment from Nocardiopsis sp. Huas11 encodes:
- a CDS encoding tripartite tricarboxylate transporter TctB family protein → MTSATENAGAAVAEDDQDEAPRAGRLTNLVCGAVVTALGAGALYVALDLDLGSLSRPRAGTWPAIVSTVLLVCGALIMVRSAHFADAERITRNGYRVVAAVIGLVAVAQLIPLVGFEIPSFVLLVAWMSLMERERLRLSVPVALVTVATFYLVFIQALAVPLPRLF, encoded by the coding sequence ATGACCAGCGCCACCGAGAACGCCGGGGCAGCGGTGGCCGAGGACGACCAGGACGAGGCGCCCCGGGCGGGGCGGCTGACGAACCTGGTCTGCGGCGCCGTCGTCACCGCCCTCGGGGCGGGCGCCCTGTACGTGGCACTGGACCTCGACCTCGGCTCGCTGTCCCGGCCGCGGGCCGGCACGTGGCCCGCGATCGTGTCGACGGTCCTCCTTGTGTGCGGCGCGCTCATCATGGTCCGCTCCGCGCACTTCGCCGACGCCGAACGGATCACGAGGAACGGCTACCGCGTCGTGGCCGCCGTCATCGGCCTCGTGGCGGTCGCGCAGCTCATCCCCCTCGTCGGCTTCGAGATCCCCTCCTTCGTGCTGCTCGTCGCGTGGATGAGCCTGATGGAGCGGGAGCGGCTGCGGCTGTCGGTGCCGGTCGCCCTCGTGACGGTCGCCACGTTCTACCTGGTCTTCATCCAAGCGCTGGCCGTTCCCCTGCCCCGCCTGTTCTGA
- a CDS encoding mandelate racemase/muconate lactonizing enzyme family protein, with the protein MPTDSIRSVKLSTVTLPLRHAISDAKVFTGRQKPMTEVVLLFAEISTDQDQHGLGFSYSKRAGGPGQYAHAAEVAENLIGEDPNDIARLITKLQWAGASVGRSGLATQALAAFDIALYDLKAKRAGLPLAKLLGAYRDSVRTYNTSGGFLNASLAEVNERASRSLEEGIGGIKIKVGLPDGAEDLRRVRGVREHIGDDVPLMVDANQQWDRATALRMGKRLEEFDLVWIEEPLDAYDVEGHARLTSTLGTPIATGEMLASVAEHERLIDGNACDIIQPDAPRVGGITQFLRLMTLADRRGLDLAPHFAMEIHLHLAACYPRETWVEHFDWLDPLFNERLETKDGRMLVPDRPGLGVTLSDQARAWTTASVSFGQD; encoded by the coding sequence ATGCCCACCGACTCGATCCGCTCGGTCAAGCTGTCCACGGTGACACTGCCGTTGCGCCACGCCATCTCGGACGCCAAGGTCTTCACCGGACGGCAGAAGCCGATGACCGAGGTCGTCCTGCTCTTCGCCGAGATCTCCACGGACCAGGACCAGCACGGACTGGGCTTCAGCTACTCGAAGCGGGCCGGCGGGCCGGGGCAGTACGCCCACGCGGCCGAGGTCGCCGAGAACCTCATCGGCGAGGACCCCAACGACATCGCACGGCTGATCACCAAGCTCCAGTGGGCCGGGGCGTCGGTGGGCCGGTCCGGCCTGGCCACCCAGGCGCTGGCCGCGTTCGACATCGCGCTGTACGACCTCAAGGCCAAGCGCGCGGGCCTGCCGCTGGCCAAGCTGCTCGGGGCCTACCGCGACTCCGTGCGGACCTACAACACCTCGGGCGGATTCCTCAACGCGTCGCTGGCGGAGGTGAACGAGCGGGCGAGCCGGTCCCTGGAGGAGGGCATCGGCGGCATCAAGATCAAGGTGGGCCTGCCGGACGGCGCCGAGGACCTGCGACGGGTCCGGGGGGTCCGCGAGCACATCGGCGACGACGTCCCCCTCATGGTCGACGCCAACCAGCAGTGGGACCGGGCGACCGCCCTGCGGATGGGCAAGCGGCTCGAGGAGTTCGACCTCGTCTGGATCGAGGAGCCGCTGGACGCCTACGACGTCGAGGGCCACGCGCGGCTGACCAGCACCCTCGGCACGCCCATCGCCACCGGCGAGATGCTGGCCTCGGTCGCCGAGCACGAGCGCCTCATCGACGGCAACGCCTGCGACATCATCCAGCCGGACGCACCGAGGGTCGGCGGCATCACCCAGTTCCTGAGGCTGATGACGCTCGCGGACCGGCGCGGCCTGGACCTGGCGCCCCACTTCGCGATGGAGATCCACCTGCACCTGGCCGCCTGCTACCCGCGGGAGACCTGGGTCGAGCACTTCGACTGGCTGGACCCGCTGTTCAACGAGCGCCTCGAGACCAAGGACGGGCGCATGCTCGTCCCGGACCGTCCCGGGCTCGGCGTCACGCTCTCGGACCAGGCGCGCGCCTGGACGACGGCGTCCGTGTCCTTCGGGCAGGACTAG
- a CDS encoding tripartite tricarboxylate transporter substrate binding protein, whose translation MPRTSRSRRPLAVVAAGGLSVGLAACGGVTTGASDGGDYPSGPISLVVGQEAGGSTDLIARAVADGAQDAFGVSMPVENQPGANGAIATQQVADQEPDGQRLVLLNASLITITSLVVPEDEAVTLDDLDVIMGLSRDDYIMVANADTGYESVDDVVADSGGITYGTAGIGTGSQLAQLLLFDEAGIEGNEVPFDSGSPALTAVMGGQVDVATIQVGEAMPQIEAGTVTPLTIFSDERNEYLEDVPTAMEEGYDVPVAQYRAVALPAGASDEVKDTLREGMEDIVASEAYQRFNEDNYLTPTEISGEEVEAQWNELAEAYAQQVEDNGLDLGGAGA comes from the coding sequence ATGCCCAGGACCTCGCGTTCGCGCCGCCCCCTCGCCGTCGTCGCCGCCGGCGGTCTCTCCGTAGGCCTCGCGGCCTGTGGCGGAGTGACCACCGGCGCCTCCGACGGCGGCGACTACCCGTCCGGACCCATCTCGCTGGTCGTCGGCCAGGAGGCCGGCGGCAGCACCGACCTCATCGCGCGCGCCGTGGCCGACGGGGCGCAGGACGCGTTCGGCGTGTCCATGCCGGTGGAGAACCAGCCCGGCGCCAACGGCGCGATCGCCACCCAGCAGGTCGCCGACCAGGAGCCCGACGGCCAGCGGCTCGTGCTGCTCAACGCCTCCCTCATCACGATCACCTCGCTGGTGGTCCCGGAGGACGAGGCCGTGACCCTGGACGACCTCGACGTCATCATGGGCCTGTCCCGCGACGACTACATCATGGTCGCCAACGCGGACACCGGCTACGAGAGCGTCGACGACGTCGTCGCCGACAGCGGCGGCATCACCTACGGCACCGCCGGCATCGGTACCGGCAGCCAGCTGGCCCAGCTGCTGCTGTTCGACGAGGCCGGGATCGAGGGCAACGAGGTGCCGTTCGACAGCGGCTCGCCGGCCCTGACGGCCGTGATGGGCGGACAGGTGGACGTCGCCACCATCCAGGTGGGCGAGGCCATGCCCCAGATCGAGGCCGGCACGGTCACCCCGCTCACGATCTTCTCCGACGAGCGCAACGAGTACCTGGAGGACGTGCCCACCGCCATGGAGGAGGGCTACGACGTCCCCGTCGCGCAGTACCGCGCCGTCGCCCTCCCCGCGGGCGCCTCGGACGAGGTCAAGGACACCCTGCGCGAGGGCATGGAGGACATCGTCGCCTCCGAGGCCTACCAGCGGTTCAACGAGGACAACTACCTGACGCCCACCGAGATCTCCGGAGAGGAGGTCGAGGCGCAGTGGAACGAGCTGGCCGAGGCCTACGCCCAGCAGGTGGAGGACAACGGTCTCGACCTCGGCGGGGCCGGCGCATGA
- a CDS encoding SigB/SigF/SigG family RNA polymerase sigma factor, protein MSATLTTDTLPQTTTDPRTLVTKPRTATEDTSVEDLLSELHRLDENDPRAADIQERIVLRLQPLINRIVRRYGGRGEPLDDLKQTAMLGLLKAIHGYDPGRGKPFKSYLIPTVNGEIKRHFRDYTWAVRVSRRHQENRIKLRQGISEYQQNHARTPTTAELAKEMNLSEAEAAELLQISESYRSLSLDAPDPSDSEQQEGARLEDHLGSEDTALERVVERETLKPALGRLSERECEVLNLRFFGDHTQREIADRLGYSQMHISRLLTHVLEQLRQDVGESGPAHT, encoded by the coding sequence TTGTCCGCCACTCTCACCACCGACACCCTGCCGCAGACCACGACCGACCCGAGAACCCTGGTCACCAAACCTCGTACAGCGACCGAGGACACTTCGGTCGAGGACCTGCTCTCCGAACTCCACCGTCTGGACGAGAACGATCCGCGGGCGGCCGATATACAAGAGCGGATCGTGCTCCGGCTACAGCCGTTGATCAATAGGATCGTGCGCCGCTACGGAGGCCGAGGGGAACCGCTGGACGACCTGAAACAGACTGCCATGCTGGGCCTGCTCAAGGCCATCCATGGCTACGATCCTGGACGAGGCAAGCCGTTCAAGTCCTATCTGATTCCTACGGTCAACGGCGAGATCAAGCGCCACTTCCGCGACTACACCTGGGCGGTACGGGTCTCCAGACGCCACCAGGAGAACCGCATCAAACTGCGGCAGGGTATCAGCGAATACCAGCAGAACCATGCGCGTACCCCCACCACCGCCGAGCTGGCCAAGGAGATGAATCTCTCCGAGGCCGAAGCCGCCGAGCTCCTTCAGATCTCGGAGTCCTACCGCTCCCTTTCGCTGGACGCCCCGGACCCTTCCGACTCCGAGCAGCAGGAGGGTGCCCGGTTGGAGGACCATCTGGGCAGTGAGGACACAGCCCTGGAGCGGGTGGTGGAGCGTGAAACGCTCAAGCCGGCCCTGGGCCGTCTGTCCGAACGCGAGTGCGAGGTCCTGAATCTGCGCTTCTTCGGTGACCATACCCAGCGGGAGATCGCCGACCGCTTGGGGTACTCGCAGATGCACATCTCGCGGCTGCTCACCCATGTCTTGGAGCAGCTGCGCCAGGACGTGGGCGAGAGCGGGCCCGCCCACACCTGA
- the kdgD gene encoding 5-dehydro-4-deoxyglucarate dehydratase has product MSDYSPAELAGVLRDGLLSFPVTPFTEDLQVDQAKLVAHLEWQSSYDIGGLFIAGGTGEGFSLSPQEHEAVTRTAVATVRDGVPVLSSAGGNTAQAVALARQAEEAGADGLLLLPPYLTETTQEGLRAHVSAVLEATNLGVILYNRANAVYGADTVRRLADAHPNLIGFKDGNGDLEQLARVLSANGDRLFYLGGLPTAETFALPLLQLGLSTYSSAMFNFVPEFALDFYRSVRAQDREDVQRRLTDVVLPYLDIRDRGNGYGVSIVKAGLRAVGRDAGPVRPPLRDLSPEEQEQLNTLVRGIAAVGV; this is encoded by the coding sequence ATGTCCGACTACTCTCCCGCCGAGCTCGCCGGCGTCCTCAGGGACGGACTGCTGTCCTTCCCGGTCACTCCGTTCACCGAGGACCTCCAGGTGGACCAGGCCAAGCTCGTCGCGCACCTGGAGTGGCAGTCGAGCTACGACATCGGCGGCCTGTTCATCGCGGGGGGCACCGGTGAGGGCTTCTCGCTCTCCCCCCAGGAGCACGAGGCGGTGACCCGGACGGCCGTCGCCACGGTCCGCGACGGCGTTCCGGTGCTCAGCTCCGCGGGCGGCAACACGGCCCAGGCGGTGGCGCTCGCGCGCCAGGCCGAGGAGGCCGGCGCCGACGGCCTCCTCCTGCTGCCGCCCTACCTGACCGAGACCACCCAGGAGGGGCTGCGCGCGCACGTCTCGGCCGTCCTGGAGGCCACGAACCTCGGAGTGATCCTCTACAACCGCGCCAACGCCGTCTACGGCGCCGACACGGTCCGCCGACTCGCCGACGCCCACCCCAACCTGATCGGGTTCAAGGACGGCAACGGCGACCTCGAACAGCTGGCGCGCGTGCTGTCGGCCAACGGGGACCGCCTCTTCTACCTGGGCGGCCTGCCCACCGCCGAGACCTTCGCCCTGCCCCTGCTCCAGCTCGGCCTGAGCACCTACTCCTCGGCCATGTTCAACTTCGTCCCGGAGTTCGCGCTGGACTTCTACCGGAGCGTGCGCGCGCAGGACCGGGAGGACGTCCAGCGCAGGCTCACCGACGTCGTACTCCCCTACCTGGACATCCGCGACCGCGGCAACGGATACGGGGTGTCCATCGTCAAGGCGGGACTGCGCGCGGTCGGCCGCGACGCCGGACCGGTGCGCCCGCCCCTGCGCGACCTCTCCCCCGAGGAGCAGGAGCAGCTGAACACGCTGGTCCGCGGCATCGCCGCCGTCGGCGTCTGA
- a CDS encoding enolase C-terminal domain-like protein, with product MSTHGPRVAGVEIVPVAGHDSMLMNLSGAHGPYFTRNVVVITDDEGRTGLGEVPGGEKITATLREAGERITGQPVARFRSALREVSDAFADRDAGGRGEQTFDLRTTVHTVTGLESALLDLHGQHLGVPVAELLGGGQQRSSVPMLGYLFFVGNADATDLPYPREDAGDEWERLRRQEAMDADAVVALARAAQRRYGFRDFKLKGGVLPGDTEVDVVTALHEAFPESRITLDPNGAWSLEEAIGYGRRMRGVVAYAEDPCGAEGRFSAREAMAEFRRATGLPTATNMCATDWREMAHAVRAGAVDIPLADPHFWTMAGSVRVAQLCQDFGLTWGSHSNNHFDISLAMFTQVGAAAPGEITALDTHWIWQDGQGLTESPPLIRDGAVAVPDAPGLGVTLDRARLEAAHELYLREGLGARDDAMAMQYLIPGWEFDPKRPCMTR from the coding sequence ATGAGCACACACGGACCCCGCGTCGCCGGTGTCGAGATCGTGCCGGTGGCCGGGCACGACTCGATGCTGATGAACCTCTCCGGAGCGCACGGCCCGTACTTCACCCGCAACGTCGTCGTCATCACCGACGACGAGGGGCGCACGGGGCTCGGCGAGGTCCCCGGCGGCGAGAAGATCACCGCGACGCTGCGGGAGGCCGGCGAGCGGATCACCGGTCAGCCGGTGGCCCGGTTCCGCTCGGCCCTGCGGGAGGTCTCGGACGCCTTCGCCGACCGCGACGCCGGCGGGCGCGGAGAGCAGACCTTCGACCTGCGTACCACCGTGCACACGGTCACCGGCCTGGAGTCCGCGCTGCTGGACCTGCACGGCCAGCACCTGGGCGTCCCGGTGGCCGAACTCCTGGGCGGCGGGCAGCAGCGCTCCAGCGTCCCCATGCTCGGCTACCTGTTCTTCGTCGGGAACGCGGACGCCACCGACCTGCCGTACCCGCGGGAGGACGCCGGCGACGAGTGGGAGCGCCTGCGCCGTCAGGAGGCCATGGACGCCGACGCCGTGGTCGCGCTGGCGCGGGCCGCGCAGCGCCGCTACGGGTTCCGCGACTTCAAGCTGAAGGGCGGCGTGCTCCCCGGCGACACCGAGGTCGACGTCGTCACCGCGCTGCACGAGGCGTTCCCGGAGTCCCGGATCACGCTCGACCCCAACGGGGCGTGGTCCCTGGAGGAGGCGATCGGGTACGGCCGGCGGATGCGCGGCGTGGTGGCCTACGCCGAGGACCCCTGCGGGGCGGAGGGCCGCTTCTCGGCCCGCGAGGCGATGGCCGAGTTCCGGCGGGCCACCGGGCTGCCGACCGCGACCAACATGTGCGCCACCGACTGGCGGGAGATGGCCCACGCGGTGCGCGCCGGCGCGGTGGACATCCCGCTGGCCGACCCGCACTTTTGGACGATGGCCGGTTCGGTGCGGGTCGCCCAGCTCTGCCAGGACTTCGGCCTGACGTGGGGGTCGCACTCGAACAACCACTTCGACATCTCGTTGGCGATGTTCACCCAGGTCGGCGCGGCCGCGCCCGGTGAGATCACCGCGCTGGACACCCACTGGATCTGGCAGGACGGCCAGGGGCTCACCGAGTCGCCGCCGCTGATCCGCGACGGCGCGGTGGCGGTGCCGGACGCCCCGGGGCTGGGCGTGACGCTGGACCGGGCACGCCTGGAGGCCGCCCACGAGCTGTACCTGCGGGAAGGGCTCGGCGCGCGCGACGACGCGATGGCCATGCAGTACCTGATCCCCGGGTGGGAGTTCGACCCCAAGCGCCCCTGCATGACGCGCTGA
- a CDS encoding aldehyde dehydrogenase (NADP(+)): MTTVSEQTQHSLIAGRSVPGTGGTTRAVDPALGAPTGPEFTLLGDDQVAAATRAADEAFAAYRRITPEARAAFLDTAAERVGRAGEEIVAVAMRETGLPEARLRGELARTVNQLRLFAGVVRAGDHHGVRIESALPDRTPVPRPDLRQRTLPLGPVAVFGASNFPLAFSVAGGDTASALAAGCPVVFKAHNAHPATSLIVGRALSDAVAEHGLPGGVFSLLFGRGTGVGQVLVADPRIRAVGFTGSRGGGTALMATAAAREVPIPVYAEMSSVNPVFVLPSAASGDRDALADGFVTSLNGSAGQLCTAPGLLFVPRGADGDDLVARVADRLAAATGPTMLTPGICSSRLEGEKRLAAAAGVSAVGHGRAGEGENAPAPAVYATDAATFAGTPELSEEVFGAVCLVVRYGSADLLPSLAEGMEGQLTATLHLDFEADEDVRELLDALELRAGRILVNGWPTGVDVGDAMVHGGPFPATSDGRSTSVGAAAIERFLRPVVYQNLPAALRPEPVREDNPWNLTRRVDGAYVVAERGENA; encoded by the coding sequence ATGACCACAGTGTCCGAACAGACCCAGCACTCACTGATCGCGGGACGGTCCGTTCCCGGAACCGGCGGCACCACCCGCGCCGTCGACCCGGCCCTGGGCGCCCCGACCGGCCCCGAGTTCACCCTGCTCGGCGACGACCAGGTGGCCGCGGCCACCCGCGCGGCCGACGAGGCCTTCGCCGCCTACCGCCGGATCACGCCCGAGGCGCGCGCGGCGTTCCTGGACACCGCCGCCGAGCGCGTCGGACGGGCCGGTGAGGAGATCGTCGCCGTCGCCATGCGCGAGACCGGTCTGCCCGAAGCGCGGCTCCGGGGCGAACTGGCCCGGACGGTGAACCAGCTGCGACTGTTCGCCGGAGTCGTCCGGGCCGGCGACCACCACGGGGTGCGGATCGAGTCCGCGCTGCCCGACCGGACGCCGGTGCCCCGGCCCGACCTGCGTCAACGCACACTGCCCCTGGGGCCGGTCGCGGTGTTCGGCGCCTCCAACTTCCCGCTGGCCTTCTCCGTGGCCGGCGGTGACACCGCCTCGGCCCTGGCCGCGGGCTGCCCCGTGGTGTTCAAGGCCCACAACGCCCACCCGGCCACCAGCCTGATCGTGGGCCGGGCGCTGTCGGACGCCGTCGCCGAACACGGCCTGCCGGGCGGGGTGTTCTCGCTGCTCTTCGGCCGCGGGACGGGCGTGGGGCAGGTGCTCGTCGCCGATCCGCGGATCAGGGCGGTCGGCTTCACCGGCTCCCGCGGCGGCGGCACCGCGCTGATGGCCACCGCGGCCGCGCGCGAGGTACCGATCCCGGTGTACGCCGAGATGAGCTCGGTCAACCCGGTCTTCGTGCTGCCCTCGGCCGCGTCCGGCGACCGGGACGCCCTGGCCGACGGGTTCGTGACGTCGCTGAACGGTTCGGCCGGTCAGCTGTGCACCGCCCCGGGTCTGCTGTTCGTCCCGCGGGGGGCCGACGGCGACGACCTCGTCGCCCGGGTCGCGGACAGGCTCGCGGCCGCCACCGGACCGACCATGCTGACCCCGGGGATCTGCTCGTCCCGCCTGGAGGGGGAGAAGCGGCTCGCGGCCGCCGCCGGGGTGAGCGCGGTCGGCCACGGCCGGGCCGGCGAGGGCGAGAACGCCCCCGCGCCGGCCGTGTACGCCACCGACGCCGCGACCTTCGCCGGGACCCCCGAGCTGTCGGAGGAGGTCTTCGGCGCGGTCTGCCTGGTCGTTCGCTACGGTTCGGCCGACCTGCTGCCCTCCCTCGCGGAGGGGATGGAGGGACAGCTGACCGCTACGCTGCACCTGGACTTCGAGGCGGACGAGGACGTGCGCGAGCTGCTCGACGCCCTCGAACTGCGCGCGGGCCGGATCCTGGTCAACGGCTGGCCCACGGGCGTGGACGTCGGCGACGCCATGGTCCACGGCGGCCCGTTCCCGGCGACCTCGGACGGACGCTCGACCTCGGTCGGCGCCGCGGCCATCGAGCGCTTCCTGCGTCCGGTGGTCTACCAGAACCTCCCGGCCGCGCTGCGCCCCGAGCCGGTGCGCGAGGACAACCCCTGGAACCTGACCCGCCGTGTCGACGGCGCCTACGTGGTGGCGGAGCGAGGAGAGAACGCATGA
- a CDS encoding tripartite tricarboxylate transporter permease gives MDFTPVIEGFEVVFEPQNFLFCLLGVVVGMVIGVLPGLGPAATIAILLPLTYGMDAVPSIIMLAGIFYGAIYGGTVTAVLLKLPGETSSAITALEGYPLAQKGQGGKALGVGAIASFIGGTVAIVVLTLIAPVIAGFALEFGPPEYAALTMLGILLVATISNGSMLKAFAAAAAGLLLATVGRDGFTGELRYTAGSLELTDGLQFVPIAMGVFGLAEILYNLERRRKGGAKLMKAEKVLPTRGDLRLLVGPITRGGILGFFLGLLPGGGATVSAMASYGIEKRLNKGPTRFGQGAIQGVAGPETANNAAATSSFIPLLTLGIPANATMAVMFGALLIQGVTPGPQLVTTDPDLFWGVINSMYVGNLILLVLAIPMIGIFVRILYVRSSILSPIVVLIVCIGAFTINNRIFEVMVVIVFGVLGYLMKKYGFDPAPLVLAFVLGSLLEDNFRRSLLMFDGDVAMVSGRPIAMTLLVLFAVVVLVPLVLRVIWTRRPDLDLLGAAVPAGPDDTPGSAAAPGPDDTPGPDTPGADEDTDGGTRAASEAEEGTAANGGTRT, from the coding sequence ATGGATTTCACGCCCGTCATCGAGGGGTTCGAGGTCGTCTTCGAGCCTCAGAACTTCCTGTTCTGCCTGCTCGGCGTAGTCGTCGGCATGGTCATCGGCGTCCTGCCCGGGCTCGGCCCGGCCGCCACCATCGCGATCCTGCTGCCGTTGACCTACGGCATGGACGCGGTCCCCTCGATCATCATGCTCGCCGGCATCTTCTACGGCGCGATCTACGGGGGCACCGTCACCGCCGTGCTGCTGAAGCTGCCCGGCGAGACCTCCTCCGCGATCACCGCGCTGGAGGGCTACCCCCTCGCGCAGAAGGGGCAGGGAGGCAAGGCGCTCGGTGTGGGCGCCATCGCCTCCTTCATCGGGGGCACGGTCGCCATCGTCGTGCTGACCCTGATCGCCCCGGTCATCGCCGGATTCGCCCTGGAGTTCGGCCCGCCGGAGTACGCGGCCCTGACCATGCTCGGCATCCTCCTGGTCGCCACGATCAGCAACGGCTCCATGCTCAAGGCCTTCGCCGCCGCGGCGGCCGGCCTGCTGCTGGCCACGGTCGGGCGCGACGGCTTCACCGGTGAGCTGCGATACACGGCCGGGAGCCTGGAGCTCACCGACGGGTTGCAGTTCGTGCCGATCGCCATGGGCGTCTTCGGACTGGCGGAGATCCTCTACAACCTGGAGCGCCGCCGCAAGGGCGGCGCCAAGCTGATGAAGGCGGAGAAGGTCCTGCCGACCAGGGGCGACCTGAGGCTTCTGGTCGGACCGATCACCCGCGGCGGCATCCTCGGGTTCTTCCTCGGCCTGCTGCCCGGTGGCGGCGCGACCGTCTCGGCGATGGCCTCCTACGGCATCGAGAAGCGCCTGAACAAGGGGCCGACACGGTTCGGCCAGGGCGCGATCCAGGGCGTGGCCGGCCCCGAGACGGCCAACAACGCGGCGGCGACGTCGTCGTTCATCCCGCTGCTGACCCTGGGCATCCCCGCCAACGCCACCATGGCGGTCATGTTCGGCGCGCTGCTGATCCAGGGCGTCACCCCCGGCCCGCAGCTGGTCACCACCGACCCGGACCTGTTCTGGGGCGTGATCAACTCGATGTACGTCGGGAACCTGATCCTGCTGGTGCTGGCGATCCCGATGATCGGGATCTTCGTGCGCATCCTGTACGTGCGCTCGTCCATCCTGTCGCCCATCGTCGTGCTGATCGTCTGCATCGGCGCCTTCACGATCAACAACCGCATCTTCGAGGTGATGGTCGTGATCGTCTTCGGCGTGCTGGGCTACCTGATGAAGAAGTACGGGTTCGACCCCGCGCCGCTGGTCCTGGCCTTCGTGCTGGGATCGCTGCTGGAGGACAACTTCCGCCGCTCGCTGCTGATGTTCGACGGCGACGTGGCCATGGTGTCCGGCCGTCCCATCGCGATGACGCTGCTGGTGCTGTTCGCGGTCGTCGTGCTGGTCCCGCTCGTGCTGAGAGTGATCTGGACCCGGCGCCCCGACCTCGACCTGCTCGGCGCCGCGGTGCCGGCCGGTCCCGACGACACCCCCGGTTCCGCTGCCGCCCCGGGCCCCGACGACACCCCCGGACCCGACACCCCCGGCGCCGACGAGGACACCGACGGGGGCACCCGGGCCGCGTCGGAGGCCGAGGAGGGGACCGCCGCCAACGGAGGCACCCGGACCTGA
- a CDS encoding LysR family transcriptional regulator, which yields MLTLDQARAFVAVAEELHFGRAAERLHMTQPPLSRQIQKLEKTLGVTLLLREPRGVSLTAAGEAFRDECHQLLEMADRAPRRAQLIASGQVGLIRLGYTAASGYSVLGPVLARIKEAVPGVTVELHEMVTAVQLEALRSGAVDLGLARPPFQLQDVNAALLLAEPLMVAVPAGHRFARRSAPVSAQELQHEAMIMYSPDQARYFSDLVADLVEIRSDQVTHTAAQILTLVALVGAGHGVALVPHSTRHLGMPGVRMLPLLESPSDAVQLHAVWLSTSTNPALHRALPHLRKPVDLEQLMH from the coding sequence GTGCTCACACTCGACCAGGCCCGCGCTTTCGTCGCGGTCGCCGAGGAACTCCACTTCGGACGGGCCGCCGAACGGCTCCACATGACACAGCCCCCGCTGAGTCGCCAGATCCAGAAACTGGAGAAGACCCTGGGGGTCACGCTGCTGCTGCGCGAACCGCGCGGGGTGTCCCTCACGGCCGCGGGCGAGGCCTTCCGCGACGAGTGCCACCAGCTGCTGGAGATGGCCGACCGCGCCCCGCGGCGCGCCCAGCTCATCGCCTCCGGGCAGGTCGGACTGATCCGGCTCGGCTACACCGCCGCCTCCGGCTACAGCGTGCTCGGCCCCGTGCTCGCTCGGATCAAGGAGGCCGTGCCCGGGGTGACCGTCGAGCTGCACGAGATGGTCACCGCCGTGCAGCTGGAGGCGCTGCGCAGCGGCGCGGTCGACCTCGGCCTGGCGCGTCCGCCGTTCCAGCTCCAGGACGTCAACGCCGCCCTCCTGCTCGCCGAGCCCCTGATGGTGGCCGTACCGGCCGGCCACCGCTTCGCCCGGCGCAGCGCGCCCGTGTCCGCGCAGGAGCTCCAGCACGAGGCGATGATCATGTACTCCCCCGACCAGGCCCGGTACTTCAGCGATCTGGTGGCCGACCTCGTCGAGATCCGGTCGGACCAGGTGACGCACACCGCCGCGCAGATCCTCACCCTGGTCGCGCTCGTCGGCGCCGGTCACGGTGTGGCGCTGGTCCCGCACTCCACCCGGCACCTGGGGATGCCCGGCGTCCGGATGCTCCCCCTGCTGGAGTCGCCGTCCGACGCGGTGCAGCTGCACGCGGTGTGGCTGTCGACCTCGACCAACCCCGCGCTGCACCGCGCGCTCCCCCACCTGAGGAAGCCGGTCGACCTCGAACAGCTGATGCACTGA